In a single window of the Polynucleobacter sp. MWH-UH24A genome:
- a CDS encoding NUDIX domain-containing protein: MSEKSFQDLAHTDDHLVEKRVSGEDVYSGIFLKMKRDTVLLPDGQHALREYLEHPGAVAILPILEDGRVLVERQYRYPIEQAVIEIPAGKLNVGEDPLLCAQRELQEETGYIAKRWSKIRRIHPVISYSTEFIDIYLAEGLTAGPARLDAEEFLDVFAAPLEELIEWVENGTITDVKTIISLYWLDRQRRLR; encoded by the coding sequence ATGAGCGAGAAATCGTTTCAGGACCTCGCGCATACCGATGATCATCTAGTCGAGAAGCGTGTATCGGGTGAGGATGTCTACTCCGGCATCTTTTTAAAGATGAAGCGTGACACCGTATTGTTGCCCGATGGGCAACACGCACTGCGTGAGTATCTTGAGCATCCGGGCGCTGTTGCCATTTTGCCAATCCTGGAGGACGGGCGCGTTTTAGTGGAGCGTCAATACCGCTATCCCATCGAGCAAGCTGTGATTGAGATTCCGGCTGGGAAGCTTAACGTGGGGGAGGACCCCTTACTCTGTGCACAACGGGAGTTGCAAGAAGAAACTGGCTACATCGCAAAACGATGGAGCAAGATTCGGCGGATTCATCCGGTGATTTCCTACTCCACCGAGTTTATCGATATTTATCTGGCAGAAGGCTTAACTGCTGGCCCGGCACGACTCGATGCGGAGGAGTTTTTGGATGTCTTTGCTGCACCCCTTGAGGAACTCATCGAGTGGGTTGAAAACGGCACGATTACGGATGTCAAGACCATTATTTCGCTGTACTGGCTCGATCGGCAACGGCGACTGCGTTAA
- a CDS encoding DUF1178 family protein: MKVYNLACDLEHHFEGWFASENDFLSQQAGGTLCCPVCDSAHVSRLPSAPHIGGKVSSDEPVSAEPSQSIALSNADHGQLERQIQATFMKAMRDLVGKSEDVGASFAEEARKIHYKESPERSIRGQTSADEVMALREEGIDVLALPEMPVLKNTLQ; the protein is encoded by the coding sequence ATGAAAGTCTATAACCTAGCGTGCGATCTCGAACATCATTTTGAGGGGTGGTTTGCCTCTGAGAATGACTTTTTGTCGCAACAAGCTGGTGGTACTTTATGCTGCCCGGTCTGCGATAGCGCCCATGTCAGCCGCCTACCATCCGCCCCTCATATTGGTGGCAAAGTAAGCAGTGATGAGCCAGTGTCCGCTGAACCAAGTCAAAGTATTGCCTTATCCAATGCGGATCATGGTCAGCTCGAGCGCCAAATCCAAGCAACGTTCATGAAAGCCATGCGGGACTTGGTAGGTAAATCAGAGGATGTTGGTGCTTCATTTGCCGAGGAGGCAAGGAAGATTCATTACAAAGAGTCGCCCGAGCGCAGTATTCGGGGGCAGACCAGTGCTGATGAGGTGATGGCATTACGCGAAGAGGGCATTGATGTCCTTGCACTTCCAGAAATGCCGGTTCTTAAAAATACTTTGCAATAA
- the nuoN gene encoding NADH-quinone oxidoreductase subunit NuoN: protein MDTFDLIAIAPELILAFVASDLLLTSAFIKEKSSHEANDVFHAPRAASFVYFCSCLLLIGLGIAFLSRTVDLPYFAMAGLFQSDPIANLLKSGCCFALLISLIYSKQYLIDRGLFRPDFLVLTLFALLGQLVLISASNLITLYLGLELMALSTYGLVAMRHSSGLSSEAAIKYFVLGALASGFLLYGMSMIYGVTGSLDLLEILRSLLDPRINHLIMAFGLVFIVAGVAFKFGVVPFHMWVPDVYQGAPTAVTLLIAAAPKLAAFALLFRLLINTLLPLISDWQPMLMILAVLSLVIGNITAIAQTNIKRMLAYSAIAQMGFVLLGMLSIFDDHAFSASMFYVIAYVITTLGTFGLLMVLSRKGYDCDTLEGLKGLNRKHPWYAFIGLIMMFSLAGVPPTLGFAAKLSVLEALVDADYIALAVIAVIASLIGAFYYLRVVKVMYFDEPSHEHSVTGSGITKGVLGLNGLMVLLLGIFPAGLMALCLNIMRNTLIGS, encoded by the coding sequence ATGGATACTTTTGACCTGATTGCCATTGCACCTGAACTGATCCTGGCTTTTGTTGCCAGTGATTTGCTGTTGACCAGCGCCTTCATTAAAGAAAAGAGCAGTCATGAAGCAAATGATGTATTTCATGCGCCACGGGCTGCATCCTTTGTGTATTTCTGTTCCTGCCTGCTTTTAATTGGTTTGGGTATTGCATTTTTGAGCAGAACCGTTGATTTACCTTATTTTGCGATGGCTGGCCTGTTTCAGTCCGATCCGATTGCTAATCTTTTGAAGTCAGGGTGCTGCTTTGCGCTACTAATTAGCCTGATTTACTCCAAGCAGTATTTAATTGATCGAGGTCTCTTCAGACCTGATTTCTTGGTCCTCACTTTATTTGCTTTATTAGGCCAATTGGTTTTGATCTCCGCATCGAACCTCATTACCTTGTATCTGGGTCTTGAGTTGATGGCTCTTTCAACTTATGGTTTAGTGGCGATGCGTCACTCTAGTGGTTTATCCTCGGAAGCCGCGATTAAGTACTTTGTATTGGGTGCCTTGGCATCTGGATTCTTGCTCTATGGCATGTCAATGATCTACGGCGTGACCGGATCATTGGATCTCTTGGAGATCTTGCGTTCACTCCTCGATCCTCGGATTAATCACCTCATTATGGCCTTTGGTCTCGTCTTTATTGTGGCTGGCGTTGCCTTTAAGTTTGGCGTAGTGCCATTTCATATGTGGGTGCCTGATGTGTATCAAGGCGCTCCGACCGCGGTCACTTTGTTGATTGCAGCAGCTCCAAAGCTCGCTGCCTTTGCTCTGTTATTCCGCCTACTGATTAATACTTTATTGCCTTTAATTTCCGATTGGCAACCGATGTTGATGATTCTTGCGGTTCTGTCCTTAGTGATTGGCAATATCACTGCGATCGCCCAAACGAATATTAAGCGGATGTTGGCGTACTCAGCCATTGCACAGATGGGCTTTGTGCTGCTTGGCATGCTCTCGATTTTTGATGATCACGCCTTTAGTGCCTCGATGTTCTATGTAATTGCCTATGTGATCACTACCTTGGGTACCTTCGGTTTGTTGATGGTCTTGTCACGTAAGGGCTACGATTGCGATACCCTAGAAGGTTTAAAAGGTTTAAATCGTAAGCACCCATGGTATGCCTTCATTGGTCTCATCATGATGTTCTCCTTGGCTGGGGTACCTCCGACCTTAGGCTTTGCCGCCAAACTCTCTGTTTTGGAAGCATTGGTTGATGCCGATTACATTGCCTTGGCGGTCATTGCGGTGATCGCATCGCTGATTGGCGCTTTCTACTACTTGCGCGTAGTGAAGGTGATGTACTTTGATGAGCCAAGCCACGAGCATTCAGTAACTGGCTCAGGAATTACAAAAGGGGTGTTGGGTTTGAACGGTTTAATGGTTCTACTTTTGGGTATATTCCCAGCGGGCCTCATGGCCCTGTGCCTCAATATCATGCGCAATACCCTCATCGGTTCATAA
- a CDS encoding amidase gives MTSLKNLANLSATQAAKALAQREIKAEDLLNDCLNQIGIREPEVHAWVSFAKIHAQTQARELDRGPIQGILHGLPIGVKDLFDTHDLPTNYGSPIYGNNHPICDAVSVSLMREAGAIVLGKTVTTEFASFKPGPTRNPRNLDHTPGGSSSGSAAAVADYMVPLATGSQTAASIIRPASYCGVVGYKPSYGKISIGGVKSLSVTLDTLGVFGRTVSDVALGVAAMSADHDLMNIAPLESKIRIGICKTDDFAHAQAETAAALSLAGFAAKAFANGGVGEIALPMDCAKLSETQTTIMLFEMAKSFTFEKLNHFDQISPTLKAIIERGDAITYDHYHAALLKAKLARAAIKQLFADQVDILIAPSATGEAPKTLEQTGDPIFSRGWTLLGLPCINLTVTTGPNGLPVGVTLVAGPGQDRLLLSAASALAQQLSDPVSINLNVCCFNRFLS, from the coding sequence ATGACCTCCTTAAAAAACCTAGCTAATCTGAGCGCAACACAAGCCGCAAAAGCACTCGCCCAACGCGAAATCAAGGCTGAGGATTTACTCAATGATTGCTTAAATCAAATTGGGATACGTGAGCCTGAGGTGCATGCCTGGGTAAGCTTTGCCAAGATACATGCGCAAACCCAAGCCCGTGAACTCGATCGTGGACCGATTCAGGGGATATTGCATGGCTTACCCATTGGGGTAAAGGATCTTTTTGATACGCACGACCTGCCCACCAATTACGGCTCCCCCATCTATGGCAATAATCATCCGATCTGCGATGCGGTCTCGGTGTCGCTGATGCGCGAGGCAGGAGCGATTGTGCTGGGTAAAACAGTGACGACTGAGTTTGCAAGTTTTAAGCCTGGGCCAACACGTAACCCACGCAATCTGGATCACACGCCCGGTGGCTCCTCGAGCGGCTCTGCTGCGGCGGTTGCTGATTACATGGTTCCTCTTGCTACAGGAAGCCAAACGGCTGCTTCGATTATTCGACCGGCGAGTTATTGCGGTGTGGTTGGTTATAAACCCAGTTACGGAAAGATCAGTATTGGTGGAGTTAAAAGCCTCTCGGTGACGCTAGATACCCTGGGTGTTTTTGGTCGCACCGTATCGGATGTGGCTTTAGGCGTTGCCGCAATGTCGGCTGATCATGATCTGATGAACATTGCTCCTTTAGAGTCAAAGATCCGTATTGGGATTTGCAAGACCGATGATTTTGCTCATGCTCAGGCTGAAACTGCTGCTGCCCTCTCACTCGCCGGCTTTGCGGCAAAAGCATTTGCAAACGGTGGTGTTGGTGAAATTGCCCTGCCGATGGATTGCGCTAAGCTGAGTGAAACCCAAACCACCATCATGCTTTTTGAGATGGCCAAAAGTTTTACCTTTGAAAAGCTTAATCACTTTGATCAAATTAGCCCAACCCTCAAAGCGATTATTGAGCGTGGTGATGCGATTACGTATGACCACTATCATGCTGCGCTCCTCAAGGCCAAACTAGCCCGCGCTGCCATCAAGCAACTCTTTGCCGATCAGGTCGATATTTTGATAGCGCCAAGCGCAACCGGAGAGGCTCCAAAGACCTTAGAGCAAACCGGCGACCCCATTTTTAGTCGCGGCTGGACCTTGCTTGGTTTACCCTGCATCAATCTGACTGTTACTACCGGGCCCAATGGTCTGCCAGTTGGGGTCACGCTGGTTGCGGGACCCGGACAAGATCGCTTGTTACTGAGTGCCGCAAGCGCTCTCGCCCAACAACTCTCGGATCCGGTTTCAATCAATCTTAATGTTTGCTGCTTTAATCGCTTTTTGAGTTAA
- a CDS encoding SprT family zinc-dependent metalloprotease — protein MSQSNSSHTTREAWLQDGVRHLEPIFAKAGYVIPPVRVSCGFPASSSPRTTLGQCWPRERSGGGVNEIFISPKLDDPVTLLDTLVHELCHAVDDCHSGHGEDFKGICQAVGLEGPARMAHASEALQVRLMTIGQKLGPYPHQAIVFPPPRASNLSRNKAKCPQCGYEVTLLKRWASYGAPICPKDNLRMEELALSIPAADTDEEAKEKERQVEREIRRAIS, from the coding sequence ATGAGTCAAAGTAATTCCTCTCACACCACTCGCGAAGCTTGGCTACAAGATGGTGTTCGCCATTTGGAGCCTATTTTTGCAAAGGCGGGTTATGTTATTCCGCCGGTCAGGGTCTCGTGTGGTTTTCCGGCATCGAGTAGCCCGCGAACGACCTTAGGCCAATGCTGGCCGCGGGAGCGCTCGGGTGGTGGTGTTAATGAGATCTTTATCTCTCCGAAGTTGGATGATCCCGTTACGCTCCTCGATACGCTTGTGCATGAGCTGTGCCATGCAGTGGATGATTGCCATAGCGGTCATGGTGAGGATTTCAAGGGAATTTGCCAAGCGGTTGGTCTTGAAGGGCCTGCACGCATGGCGCATGCATCGGAGGCCTTGCAAGTGCGCCTCATGACCATTGGTCAAAAGTTAGGCCCTTACCCTCATCAAGCGATTGTGTTTCCTCCACCGCGAGCCAGTAATCTCAGTCGCAATAAGGCTAAGTGCCCACAATGCGGCTATGAGGTGACGCTCTTAAAGCGCTGGGCAAGTTATGGTGCACCCATTTGCCCCAAAGATAACCTTCGTATGGAAGAGCTCGCATTATCAATTCCGGCGGCCGATACTGACGAGGAAGCCAAAGAAAAGGAGCGCCAGGTAGAGCGCGAAATCCGCCGAGCCATCAGCTAG
- a CDS encoding CoA-acylating methylmalonate-semialdehyde dehydrogenase, producing the protein MNAPQAFEIKEDIAHYIGGQIVLPQGSRFADVYNPAKGSISRRVALASKADVNQAVATAHAAFPAWANTSPLRRARILFKYLELLNRHRDELAAIITAEHGKVFTDAQGEVTRGIEILEFATAIPELLKGDYTEQVSTDIDNWVMRQPLGVVAGITPFNFPVMVPMWMFPVAIACGNTFILKPSPTDPSASLLLARLLKEAGLPDGVFNVVQGDKEAVDALLENPEVRAVSFVGSTPIANYIYERGAHYGKRVQALGGAKNHMVVMPDADIDKAVDALVGAAYGSAGERCMAISVAVLVGDAAEKVMPKLIERTKTLKVKNGLELDAEMGPIVTKAALERITGYINQGVSGGAKLLVDGRGLKVPGLENGFWLGGTLFDQVTPEMTIYKEEIFGPVLSCVRVANFSEALDLVNAHEYGNGVACFTSDGNIAREFARRVQVGMVGINVPIPVPMAWHGFGGWKRSLFGDTHAYGKEGVRFYTKQKSVMQRWPESISKGAEFVMPTSK; encoded by the coding sequence ATGAACGCTCCTCAAGCCTTTGAAATTAAAGAAGATATTGCTCATTACATCGGCGGCCAAATTGTCCTGCCCCAAGGTAGCCGCTTTGCCGATGTCTACAACCCTGCCAAAGGGAGCATCTCGCGCCGCGTAGCGCTAGCTAGCAAGGCTGATGTCAATCAAGCGGTGGCAACTGCACACGCTGCGTTCCCAGCGTGGGCCAATACCTCCCCACTGCGTCGTGCGCGCATTCTATTCAAATACTTAGAGCTCTTAAATCGTCACCGCGATGAACTGGCCGCTATCATTACCGCTGAGCACGGCAAAGTATTTACCGACGCACAAGGCGAGGTCACTCGTGGAATTGAAATTCTGGAATTTGCCACTGCCATTCCTGAACTCCTCAAAGGCGATTACACCGAACAGGTCTCCACCGACATTGATAACTGGGTGATGCGCCAACCTCTCGGTGTGGTTGCTGGCATTACGCCCTTTAATTTTCCGGTCATGGTACCGATGTGGATGTTCCCCGTCGCAATTGCTTGCGGTAACACCTTCATCCTCAAGCCCAGCCCAACCGATCCATCAGCTTCTTTACTATTAGCACGCCTCCTAAAAGAAGCGGGTCTTCCCGATGGCGTATTTAATGTGGTGCAAGGGGATAAAGAGGCGGTTGATGCGCTCCTAGAAAATCCCGAGGTCCGCGCAGTGAGTTTTGTGGGCTCGACACCAATCGCCAATTACATTTACGAACGTGGTGCCCATTATGGCAAACGCGTTCAAGCCTTAGGTGGTGCCAAAAATCATATGGTGGTGATGCCCGATGCCGATATTGATAAGGCGGTTGATGCCTTGGTTGGCGCCGCATACGGATCCGCAGGCGAGCGTTGTATGGCCATCTCGGTTGCCGTGCTCGTTGGCGATGCTGCTGAGAAAGTGATGCCTAAACTCATTGAACGCACCAAGACTCTTAAAGTCAAAAATGGGCTTGAGCTTGATGCTGAAATGGGTCCGATTGTGACCAAGGCGGCGCTTGAGCGCATTACTGGCTATATCAATCAAGGTGTAAGTGGTGGTGCCAAGTTATTGGTCGATGGCCGTGGGCTCAAGGTTCCAGGTTTGGAGAATGGATTCTGGCTCGGGGGCACCCTCTTTGATCAGGTGACCCCGGAGATGACCATCTATAAAGAAGAAATCTTTGGCCCTGTTCTGTCCTGCGTGCGCGTTGCGAACTTCAGTGAAGCACTCGATCTAGTTAATGCGCATGAGTATGGCAATGGCGTAGCCTGCTTTACCAGCGATGGCAATATCGCCCGAGAATTTGCACGGCGTGTTCAGGTTGGCATGGTGGGTATTAATGTGCCCATTCCAGTGCCAATGGCTTGGCATGGTTTTGGCGGTTGGAAGCGTTCTCTATTCGGCGATACCCATGCGTATGGCAAAGAAGGTGTGCGTTTTTATACCAAGCAAAAGAGTGTCATGCAACGCTGGCCGGAGAGTATCTCCAAAGGGGCTGAGTTTGTCATGCCCACTTCCAAATAA
- a CDS encoding tripartite tricarboxylate transporter substrate binding protein, whose amino-acid sequence MTTKRVLKTLVVTTFGIVLGFIGPKVIAQNFPDRPITIVVPVPPGGLVDASARLLSEPLARVIGQSIVIDNRQGASGNIAYQYVARSKPDGYTLLASYSGYHAANPLLMDKLNWDPFKDFTPIALLTVAMNVIAIHPSVPVSNLKEFIAYAKANPGKLNYASQGNGSVSHIGTEIFEQATDIKLTHVPYKGSGQAIQDVLAGQVQVFITTPPSVMGHIQGGRLKALAVTGKARHPMMPNVPTVAEAGLPGFELESWVALYAPGGTPASIVNKLTQDVKKALEQPEAKQRADAAGIELRYLNPQATDALLKREIALTQKAIKAANIKID is encoded by the coding sequence ATGACCACAAAAAGAGTTCTTAAGACGCTCGTCGTTACCACATTCGGTATTGTTCTGGGTTTTATTGGTCCTAAAGTGATTGCTCAAAATTTTCCGGATCGACCAATCACGATCGTTGTCCCAGTCCCTCCGGGTGGTTTAGTTGATGCATCAGCACGTTTATTGAGCGAGCCATTAGCACGTGTGATTGGCCAATCGATTGTGATTGATAATCGCCAGGGAGCGAGTGGCAATATTGCCTATCAATACGTTGCCCGCAGCAAACCGGACGGCTACACCTTGCTAGCCTCTTACTCCGGGTACCACGCAGCCAATCCTCTTCTCATGGATAAGTTAAATTGGGATCCCTTCAAAGACTTTACGCCAATTGCTTTATTAACGGTCGCCATGAACGTCATTGCGATTCATCCCTCGGTTCCTGTGAGCAACCTAAAAGAATTTATTGCGTATGCCAAAGCAAACCCTGGGAAGTTGAACTACGCCTCTCAAGGAAATGGCTCGGTCTCACACATTGGAACCGAGATTTTTGAGCAAGCGACCGACATCAAATTAACTCACGTTCCCTATAAGGGGTCTGGGCAAGCAATTCAGGATGTATTGGCTGGACAAGTGCAGGTCTTTATTACAACCCCGCCCTCGGTCATGGGCCACATTCAAGGCGGTAGATTGAAGGCGCTAGCAGTGACTGGTAAAGCTCGACATCCAATGATGCCCAATGTGCCAACGGTTGCTGAGGCGGGTTTGCCAGGATTTGAGCTGGAGTCATGGGTTGCGCTATATGCTCCCGGAGGAACTCCAGCGTCGATTGTGAACAAATTAACGCAGGATGTAAAAAAAGCCTTAGAACAACCAGAAGCTAAACAACGGGCAGATGCCGCAGGAATTGAGCTACGTTATCTAAATCCGCAGGCAACCGATGCCTTGCTAAAAAGAGAAATTGCGTTAACTCAAAAAGCGATTAAAGCAGCAAACATTAAGATTGATTGA
- a CDS encoding trimeric intracellular cation channel family protein → MEELSFWVGIIASAAFAITGVLAISDRGVDLFGVLVLGIITAIGGGTIRDVILGVPVFWADAPIYILVAAIASIITFYAESTLSQPQLYKAILYIDGLGAALFGIQGADKAWHYDFGGSAAAIILGVVTAIGGGLIRDVLAGRKTLLMSYELYAIPVSLGCMLYVLLLNYFPEHAIVGSIACIVLIFAFRSAAIYWNLKVPVMFISRKK, encoded by the coding sequence ATGGAAGAGCTGAGTTTTTGGGTTGGCATTATTGCTTCTGCAGCGTTTGCGATTACTGGGGTTCTTGCAATCTCCGATCGAGGCGTTGATCTCTTTGGTGTTCTAGTTCTCGGTATCATCACGGCGATCGGTGGCGGTACGATTCGGGATGTGATTTTGGGGGTGCCTGTGTTTTGGGCCGATGCGCCCATTTATATTCTGGTGGCAGCAATCGCTAGCATCATTACGTTCTATGCGGAGTCCACCTTATCCCAGCCTCAGCTATACAAGGCCATTCTTTACATCGATGGCTTAGGTGCAGCTCTATTTGGGATCCAGGGCGCCGATAAAGCCTGGCATTATGACTTTGGTGGCTCGGCCGCAGCCATCATCTTGGGTGTGGTCACCGCGATTGGTGGGGGATTGATTCGGGATGTGTTGGCAGGACGCAAAACCTTATTGATGTCCTATGAGCTCTATGCAATTCCGGTATCACTCGGTTGCATGCTCTATGTCTTGCTTCTCAACTACTTTCCAGAGCATGCGATCGTCGGATCGATTGCATGCATCGTGCTGATCTTTGCCTTTCGGTCAGCCGCGATTTACTGGAACCTCAAGGTTCCAGTGATGTTCATCTCACGTAAAAAGTAA
- a CDS encoding NADH:flavin oxidoreductase/NADH oxidase → MSLLFSSYPLSAPQGSLTLANRVVVAPMCQYSANHGQASDWHLMHWGNLLNSGAGLFIIEATAVSPEGRITPYCLGLWDQATQNALHTTLERAKQLAPKTPVFIQLAHAGRKASSAAPWQGGQLLPMTQGGWETQGPSDIPQLEGERPPHALKVEEMNKIIDDFVIAAKRSKEIGIDGIELHAAHGYLLHQFLSPIANQRQDQYGGSLENRMRFVLELFAAVRAEWQGVLGVRLSASDWIDDGWSLDQSIELTKQLQALGCDYIHVSSGGISPKQQIKLGPNYQVPFAKAIKAATGMPTMTVGLITDPKQAETILENQEADLIALARAFLYKPRWAWEAAAALGGQVSASPQYWRCLPREAQSVFVEAKMGQR, encoded by the coding sequence ATGAGCCTCCTCTTTTCTTCCTACCCACTTTCAGCCCCCCAAGGATCTCTCACATTAGCTAATCGGGTGGTGGTGGCGCCGATGTGCCAATACTCTGCAAATCATGGTCAGGCGTCCGACTGGCATTTGATGCATTGGGGTAATTTACTCAATAGTGGCGCTGGACTTTTTATCATCGAGGCCACCGCAGTGAGCCCCGAGGGCAGAATCACTCCCTATTGCTTGGGGCTCTGGGATCAAGCGACCCAAAATGCATTGCATACCACCTTAGAGCGAGCCAAACAATTGGCACCTAAGACCCCGGTGTTCATCCAACTGGCGCATGCTGGTCGTAAAGCATCGAGTGCAGCCCCATGGCAAGGCGGTCAGTTATTACCAATGACTCAAGGTGGCTGGGAAACACAAGGGCCTTCCGATATTCCGCAATTGGAGGGTGAGCGACCACCGCATGCCTTGAAGGTGGAGGAGATGAACAAGATCATCGATGACTTTGTCATTGCAGCCAAGCGTTCAAAAGAAATTGGTATCGATGGGATCGAACTTCATGCTGCTCACGGATATCTACTTCATCAATTTCTATCGCCGATTGCCAATCAGCGCCAAGACCAATACGGTGGATCGCTTGAGAACCGGATGCGTTTTGTCTTGGAGTTATTTGCAGCAGTCCGTGCTGAGTGGCAGGGCGTGCTGGGAGTGCGTCTCTCAGCCAGTGATTGGATTGACGACGGCTGGTCGCTTGATCAATCGATTGAACTGACCAAACAACTCCAAGCATTGGGATGCGATTACATCCATGTCTCTTCGGGGGGAATCTCTCCAAAGCAGCAAATCAAGTTAGGACCAAATTACCAAGTACCATTTGCGAAAGCGATTAAAGCAGCAACTGGGATGCCAACCATGACCGTTGGTCTCATCACTGATCCAAAGCAAGCAGAGACCATCCTCGAAAACCAAGAGGCTGATTTGATTGCACTGGCTCGTGCATTCTTATACAAGCCCCGTTGGGCGTGGGAGGCAGCAGCAGCCTTAGGAGGGCAAGTGAGTGCCAGTCCGCAATACTGGCGCTGCTTACCGAGGGAAGCACAAAGCGTTTTCGTGGAAGCGAAGATGGGTCAGCGTTAG
- a CDS encoding NADH-quinone oxidoreductase subunit M gives MILSYAIWIPIVFGLLILIYGSERPSTGVKYLALVGAILGFIATLPLIANFDVANAGMQFVEKHSWIPRYDINYYLGVDGISVWFVVLTAFINIFVVIAAWEVITEKASQYYAAFMILSGLMIGVFSALDGLLFYIFFEATLIPMYIIIGVWGGQNRIYAAFKFFLYTLLGSLLALVAILYLYNLTNTFDLLTWHRAKLDIVEQVLIFIAFFMAFAVKVPMWPLHTWLPDVHVEAPTGGSVVLAAIMLKLGAYGFLRFSLPIAPDASILLGPIIIFLSLVAVIYVGLVALVQQDMKKLVAYSSIAHMGFVTLGFFIFSPLGIEGGIIQMISHGFVSGAMFLAIGVLYDRMHTRKIADYGGVVHRMPKFSAFMVLMAMANCGLPATSGFVGEFMVILAAVDYDFMIGLLSATALILGAAYSLWMVKRVIFGAITNPEVAKLEDLNGREFFMFIVLSLCVIGMGVYPKPFTDIIHPAVMQLLEHVAISKL, from the coding sequence ATGATTCTTTCTTACGCGATTTGGATTCCGATTGTTTTTGGCCTGCTGATTTTGATCTATGGCTCTGAGCGTCCGTCCACTGGCGTGAAGTATTTGGCATTAGTTGGCGCCATTTTGGGCTTTATTGCCACCTTGCCCTTGATCGCTAATTTTGATGTAGCCAACGCCGGGATGCAGTTTGTGGAGAAGCACAGTTGGATTCCACGCTACGACATTAACTATTACCTTGGTGTTGATGGTATCTCGGTATGGTTTGTGGTGTTGACCGCGTTTATCAATATCTTTGTGGTCATTGCTGCTTGGGAGGTCATTACTGAAAAAGCCTCGCAATACTACGCAGCCTTCATGATTTTGTCGGGTCTTATGATTGGCGTGTTCTCAGCGCTTGATGGTTTGCTCTTTTACATCTTCTTTGAGGCGACCCTAATCCCAATGTACATCATCATCGGGGTATGGGGTGGACAAAATCGCATCTATGCCGCATTTAAGTTCTTCCTCTACACCTTGTTGGGATCGCTCCTGGCGCTAGTTGCCATTTTGTATCTCTATAACCTGACCAATACCTTTGACTTACTCACCTGGCATCGGGCGAAGTTGGATATTGTGGAACAGGTGCTGATCTTTATTGCCTTCTTCATGGCCTTTGCCGTGAAGGTGCCGATGTGGCCTCTGCATACTTGGTTGCCCGATGTTCACGTTGAGGCGCCAACCGGTGGCTCGGTGGTGCTAGCGGCCATTATGCTAAAGCTTGGTGCTTATGGATTCTTGCGCTTCTCCTTGCCGATAGCTCCGGATGCCAGCATCCTTTTAGGACCAATCATCATTTTCTTATCGCTAGTAGCGGTGATCTACGTTGGCTTGGTGGCACTGGTTCAGCAAGACATGAAGAAGTTGGTGGCGTACTCGTCGATTGCGCATATGGGTTTTGTTACCCTTGGCTTCTTTATTTTTAGTCCTCTAGGCATTGAGGGCGGCATTATTCAAATGATCTCGCACGGATTTGTATCGGGTGCGATGTTCTTGGCCATCGGCGTTTTATACGATCGCATGCATACCCGTAAGATCGCCGATTACGGCGGTGTGGTGCATCGTATGCCAAAGTTCTCGGCATTCATGGTGTTAATGGCAATGGCCAATTGCGGTTTACCAGCGACCTCAGGCTTTGTCGGTGAGTTTATGGTGATCTTGGCGGCTGTTGATTACGACTTCATGATTGGTCTGTTATCGGCAACCGCCTTAATCCTCGGCGCTGCGTATTCCTTATGGATGGTCAAGCGCGTCATCTTTGGCGCAATCACCAATCCAGAGGTTGCTAAGCTTGAAGATCTCAACGGCCGTGAGTTTTTTATGTTTATTGTTCTGTCGCTCTGCGTGATTGGCATGGGCGTGTATCCCAAACCCTTTACCGACATTATTCATCCTGCTGTGATGCAGTTGCTCGAACATGTCGCGATTAGCAAACTCTGA